The following are from one region of the Prionailurus bengalensis isolate Pbe53 chromosome A2, Fcat_Pben_1.1_paternal_pri, whole genome shotgun sequence genome:
- the RPL32 gene encoding 60S ribosomal protein L32 — protein MAALRPLVKPKIVKKRTKKFIRHQSDRYVKIKRNWRKPRGIDNRVRRRFKGQILMPNIGYGSNKKTKHMLPSGFRKFLVHNVKELEVLLMCNKSYCAEIAHNVSSKNRKAIVERAAQLAIRVTNPNARLRSEENE, from the exons ATGGCTGCCCTCAGACCTCTGGTGAAGCCCAAGATTGTTAAAAAGAGGACCAAGAAGTTCATCCGGCACCAGTCAGACCGATATGTCAAAATTAAG CGCAACTGGCGGAAACCCAGAGGCATTGACAATAGGGTGCGCAGAAGATTCAAGGGCCAGATTTTGATGCCCAACATTGGTTACGGgagcaacaagaaaacaaagcacatgCTGCCCAGTGGCTTCCGGAAGTTCCTAGTCCACAATGTCAAGGAGCTTGAGGTGCTGCTGATGTGCAACAA ATCTTACTGTGCAGAGATTGCTCACAATGTCTCCTCCAAGAACCGTAAAGCCATTGTGGAAAGAGCAGCCCAGCTGGCCATCAGAGTCACGAATCCCAATGCCAGACTGCGCAGcgaagaaaatgaatag